A window of Aromatoleum bremense genomic DNA:
CGGTTGCGGCTGTGCGCATTGACGCATTCGGCCGTCGCCGCTCGCCGCTTGTAAATGACCTTGGCCTCGTCCGTGCCCATCCGCTGCCGCCAGGCCGCCACCGCTTCGCTGTCGCTGGCCTTCGCCTGGTGCGGATCGACCGCCTTGTCCTTGGGTTGCGGCACCGGCCCATAAACGACGGTGCTTTGGCTCGCCTGCTCGATCTGCTCGTGCCCGACGTAGCCGCCATCGACCAACCAAGCTTCGGGCAGCTGACCGCAGCGCGCGGTGACCTGCTCGATCATCGGCACCATCTGCCCTTGGTCGCTGCCGACGGTGGCCACCTCGACCCCCACGATCACCAGCGAGTCGGCGTCGCTCGCCAGTTGCGGGTTGTACGCCGGCCGAAAGCCGCCGTCGCCCATCTTCATCACCGTCGCTTCGGCATCGGTCATCGACGCGCGCGCCTGGTCGGGGTTTTTGCCTTGCCGCTGCTTGATCGCTTCGATCTCGGGCAGCCGCGCCAGCGCCTTCTCAAGACGCGCTTCACGCTCTTTCGCCGCCCGTAGCCGGGCCGCTTCCCGCGCCCGTTCGGCCTGCGCCGGGTCCGCCTCCGCCTCGGCTTTGAGCCGCGCCACGGCCGCGCGCGCCGCCTCCAGGTAGCCTTCGAGCTTCTCCTTGCGGCGAAACGAGCCCGCCCCGGCGCTCGCCCGCACCCGCATCCCGTCCTGCGCCACCTGTTTGAGCTTGACCACCCCGGCCGCCATCAGGCTGGCGATGCTCACACTCAGCAACTCGTCCAGCCCTTCGCCCTGATCCTTGCGAAAGTCCGAAAGGGTGTGGTGATTGACCTGAACACCGCCGCACAACCAGCGGTAGGCGTCATGCGATTCGAGCAGCCGTGACACCGCCCGCGCGCTGCCCACCCCGTCGAGCGTGGCGTACAACCACAGCGCCAGCAAAATCTCCGGCGCGATTGCCGAGCGGCCCACCCCGCCATCGACCGCACGAATCCCGGCGTAGAACCGTGACAGGTCTTGCCGCTCGACGTACGCCCACACCAGGCGCGCCCGATGCCCCTCCGGCAGCAGTGACTCCAGGTCACTCGCCCGAAACTCCATCTGCCCCCGGTTGGGCCGCAGCACCCGTGCTCGCGTCTTCGTCATCGGCGCAAATCCAGACCTCGTAGCAAGACCTGATTATACCAAAGACATATAACTGGCCGGGGATTTTTCACAGCCTCTCGGCCCGGCGGCGGAACTGCGGCGGCATCGGGAGGGCAGGCATTTCAATCGCGGCGCGTCCTGCGCGGTGCATGCGCCGACAACGGCGACCGACTCGAAGGCCATGATTCGTCCGCACCAAACTGACAATCAACATGAAATCCCCTCCGCCGGGCGCGGGACGCTGCGCTATGACCAGCTTTCAGCAAGGCCTGTGCCATGACAGTGAAGCGGCGGACCGGGACTCGCGGACATCAGTACTGCTCCAAAACGGAACGAGTGCTGTCATTCGTTACAGGTTTACTGCAAGTAGTGCATGCGCTTATGGTCGGGAATACCTATTTTGATATATGCCTGTCGATGGCATGGCCCTTGCGGGAATGGCTGTCGAACCGGACGAACCTGTCCGGGGGCGTTCCCGAACAAAACGACCAGAAATGCAAGGAGGAAGGTAAATGAAGCAGATCCGGAAAAACACACGGGGGCCCGTCGCCGCCACGGTTCTCGCGCTCGCTCTCGCGGGCGTCGGAGCCGCACAGGCGAAGGAAGTGACCGATGCGGACATCCTGAACGACGACACGCTCACCACGCAGGTGGTCACGCACGGCCTCGGCACGAAAGGGCAGCGCTTCAGCCCGCTGACGCAGATCAACCCGGAGACGGTCAAGAATCTCGTGCCGGTGTGGTCGTTCTCGTTCGGTGGCGAAAAGCAGCGCGGGCAGCAGTCGCAGCCGATCGTCCACGACGGCAAGATGTTCGTCACCGCGTCCTACAGCCGCATCTTCGCGCTCGACGTCAAGACCGGCGAGAAGCTGTGGAAGTACGAGCATCGCCTGCCCGACGGCATCATGCCGTGCTGTGACGTCGTCAACCGCGGTGCCGCAATCTATGGCGACCTGGTGATCTTCGGCACGCTCGACGCGCAGCTCGTCGCGCTGAACAAGGACACCGGCAAGGTCGTGTGGAAGGAGAAGATCGAGGACTACAAGGCCGGCTACTCTTTCACTGCGGCGCCGCAGATCGTCAAGGGCATGGTCATCACCGGTAACTCCGGCGGCGAATTCGGCATCGTCGGCCGCGTCGACGCGCGCGACGCCAAGACCGGCAAGCTGGTGTGGACGCGGCCGGTCGTCGAAGGCCACATGGGTTTCAAGTACGATGCGGCCGGCAAAGAGGTCGAGAACGGCATCTCGGGCAAGACCAACGCGACCTGGCCGGGCGACCTGTGGAAAACCGGCGGCGCCGCACCGTGGCTGTCGGCCTACTACGATCCGGACGTCAACCTGATCTTCATCGGCACCGGCAACCCGTCGCCGTGGAACAGCTGGCTGCGCCCGGGCGACAACCTGTATTCATCCTCGACGGTCGCGATCGATCCGGATACCGGCAAGATCGTCTGGCACTACCAGACCACGCCGCACGACGGCTGGGACTATGACGGCGTCAACGAATTCGTGTCCTTCGAATACAAGGATCCGAAGACCGGCAAGACGGTCAAGGCCGGCGGCAAGGCCGACCGCAACGGCTTCTTCTTCGTCAATGACCGCACCAACGGCAAGCTGCTGAACGCCTTCCCGTTCGTCAAGCAGATCGACTGGGCGAAGGGCATCGACCTCAAGACCGGACGGCCGATCTACGATGACACGAAGCGTCCCGGCAACCCGTTCACCGAAGGCGGCGGCGACGGCAAGAAAGGCACGACCGTGCTCAACGCGCCGTCCTTCCTCGGCGGCAAGAACCAGATGCCGATGGCGTTCAGCCCGAAGACCGGCTACTTCTACGTGCCGGCCAACGAATGGGCGATGGACATCTGGAACGAGCCGGTGTCGTACAAGCGCGGCGCGGCTTACCTCGGCGCAGGCTTCACGATCAAGCCGCTGCACGACGATTACATCGGCGCGCTGCGCGCGGTCGACCCGGTCAGCGGCAAGATCGTCTGGGAAGTCAAGAACAACGCGCCGCTGTGGGGCGGCGTGCTGACGACCGGCGGCAACCTGGTGTTCTACGGCACGCCGGAAGGCTATCTGAAGGCGGTCGACGCGACCACCGGCGCCGAGGCGTGGAAGTTCCAGACCGGTTCCGGGATCATCGCCCCGCCGATCACCTGGGATGACAACGGCGAACAGTATGTCGCGGTCGTGTCGGGCTGGGGCGGCGCGGTGCCGCTGTGGGGCGGCGACGTCGCCAAGCGCGTGAACTTCCTCGAGCAGGGCGGTTCGGTGTGGGTGTTCAAGCTGCACAAATCCTGATGCACTGACCGGCCGGCAGCAACGGCCGAAATCCGGGCGAGCGGTGGCGGCACCTGCGTTGTCACGCAAGTGCCGCCTGTGCAACGGCCTCGCCGCATCGATGCCGGGAGGAACGGTGAGATGGATGAGAACCGACTCGTCGCACGGTTGATTCTTGTTTTCGCGATGCTGATCGCGATCGCTGCTCTGTCCCGTGCGCCCGCTGCCGGGGCTGCAGAAGCTCCGGGCGGCGTGACGATTCTCGTCGAAGGCGAGGGGTGGGGCTCAGCCGATCGCGAGGAGATCGAAACACTGCTCCGTGCCGTCGCCGACGAGTTGATCAGCCGCCGCGGGGGTGTGCTCGATCAGCCGATCCTGGTCACGCATGCTCCCGGTAGCCCGGTGACCCTCTATGAAAGGGGAGGCGCCGGCGAATACCAGATACGGCTGTCGGCGCGCAACCGGAGCTGGGCGCAATACGCGTACCAGTTCGGACATGAGCTGTGCCACATCATGTCGAACTTCGCGGGCGCCGCCGGCGTCGCGGGGCGCAAGCGCAACCAGTGGTTCGAAGAGGCGGTTTGCGAAGCCGCGGGCCTTTACGCGCTTCGCAGCATGGCAACCCGCTGGCAGACCGACGCGCCCTATTCGGGCTGGAAAGATTACGCTGCGGCGCTGCGCGGCTATGCGGACCGCCTTGTCGCCGAGCCGCATCGCCGTTTGCCCGGAGGTGTTTCGCCGGGCCGGTGGTTGCATGCGAAGCTCGATGTCCTCGCGCGCGACCCGTACCGCCGCGACGACAACGAGGTCGTCGCGAACCTGTTGCTGCCCTTGTTCGAACGGGCTCCCGAGCACTGGGCTGCGCTTCGCTACCTGAATCTGCATCCGGCCGACGCCACCGTCGACCTGTCACGGTACTTGCGCCACTGGCGCAGCAACGCGCCGCGCGAGCACCGGCAATTCATCGACGAGGTGACGAGCGAACTCGGCCTTGGTGGCCTCCCGGATCTTCGCGACGTGCAACCCTCTACCGCAATCGCTGCGGCTGACGACCCGCCGCGTCCGGCCGGCGTTCAGGCCGGCAGCGCAGGTCCGCTCCCGCAATGAAGTTCGCGAGCACGCCCGCCCGGGATGCAGGCAACGCGCGGGGTAGCGTCAGTGGAAACCGGCCGAATCGCGGTCTGCGATCGCGTTTCTCATGCGAATCTCAAACCCCAGTCGCTGGACGTAGCGATCGAGATCGCGGTCGCCCACCGAGCTTCCGCGCGGACCTTCCTCGCCGGGAACGTCGCCGGGCCGTCCGAACACGCCCGCGTCCTGTTTGAGTTCCACCCGTTCTTGCACTGCCCGCGCCTGCTCGTCGAAGGATTGATCCCTGACTTTGTCGGGGGCCGCCATGCTCGGCGGGACGATCAGCGCCAGTGTTGCCATCGCTGCCAGGAAAGCTGATCTGGTGTTCATGTTCCTTCTCCGAATGCGTTGCTCCCTGGAGTTTCTGCTGGTTTGCGCCGAGTGTTTACGCTTCCAATATAGGTGTCCCCGGTGCGGATACAACGCTTGCTTCGAGG
This region includes:
- a CDS encoding IS1182 family transposase, with the protein product MTKTRARVLRPNRGQMEFRASDLESLLPEGHRARLVWAYVERQDLSRFYAGIRAVDGGVGRSAIAPEILLALWLYATLDGVGSARAVSRLLESHDAYRWLCGGVQVNHHTLSDFRKDQGEGLDELLSVSIASLMAAGVVKLKQVAQDGMRVRASAGAGSFRRKEKLEGYLEAARAAVARLKAEAEADPAQAERAREAARLRAAKEREARLEKALARLPEIEAIKQRQGKNPDQARASMTDAEATVMKMGDGGFRPAYNPQLASDADSLVIVGVEVATVGSDQGQMVPMIEQVTARCGQLPEAWLVDGGYVGHEQIEQASQSTVVYGPVPQPKDKAVDPHQAKASDSEAVAAWRQRMGTDEAKVIYKRRAATAECVNAHSRNRGLQQFRVRGLAKVKCVMLIFALAHNLMRMVSLAPELLGLGTGASAVPGIGV
- a CDS encoding methanol/ethanol family PQQ-dependent dehydrogenase, coding for MKQIRKNTRGPVAATVLALALAGVGAAQAKEVTDADILNDDTLTTQVVTHGLGTKGQRFSPLTQINPETVKNLVPVWSFSFGGEKQRGQQSQPIVHDGKMFVTASYSRIFALDVKTGEKLWKYEHRLPDGIMPCCDVVNRGAAIYGDLVIFGTLDAQLVALNKDTGKVVWKEKIEDYKAGYSFTAAPQIVKGMVITGNSGGEFGIVGRVDARDAKTGKLVWTRPVVEGHMGFKYDAAGKEVENGISGKTNATWPGDLWKTGGAAPWLSAYYDPDVNLIFIGTGNPSPWNSWLRPGDNLYSSSTVAIDPDTGKIVWHYQTTPHDGWDYDGVNEFVSFEYKDPKTGKTVKAGGKADRNGFFFVNDRTNGKLLNAFPFVKQIDWAKGIDLKTGRPIYDDTKRPGNPFTEGGGDGKKGTTVLNAPSFLGGKNQMPMAFSPKTGYFYVPANEWAMDIWNEPVSYKRGAAYLGAGFTIKPLHDDYIGALRAVDPVSGKIVWEVKNNAPLWGGVLTTGGNLVFYGTPEGYLKAVDATTGAEAWKFQTGSGIIAPPITWDDNGEQYVAVVSGWGGAVPLWGGDVAKRVNFLEQGGSVWVFKLHKS